A region from the Mucilaginibacter sp. CSA2-8R genome encodes:
- the ispG gene encoding (E)-4-hydroxy-3-methylbut-2-enyl-diphosphate synthase, whose product MNAEAVKGLPGRYCNSLTQYSRFVTREVTIGDVPMGGSNPIRIQSMTTTDTMDTIGTVEQTIRMVDAGCEYVRITAPSIKEAQNLAEIKKQLRARGYTVPLVADIHFTPNAAEVAARIVEKVRVNPGNYADKKKFDELEYTDLEYQGELDRIFQKFTPLVNICKEYGTAMRIGTNHGSLSDRIMSRYGDTPQGMVESAMEFIRMCEALNYYNLVISMKSSNPQVMVQAYRLLVDTMVAEGMNYPLHLGVTEAGDGEDGRIKSAVGIGTLLEDGLGDTVRVSLTEEPEAEAPVAIALVNRYALRNQESRVKNQDNLPATGNTQPVAHNPYEYQKRATFEANAFIGGHMVPRVVVDLSNRNLKDPSVLNDAGYLYSPILDKYNMADQSVDFVYLADQLSSFTFPGNLKQLYNYTTWQTLANKKNCHPVFTLSEYLSATDRSSALNLVKVSLADFDAAQFKQLADDKGLVWVLETNTLHGMAEQRSFFFKLEEAGIDTPVIIKRRYRFGESNVTASTIQTDASAANALPLVDINNTHILISAQASTDAVTQLQLYAATDLGALLVDGFGDGVWIDAPELPASVITSTAFGILQATRSRISKTEYISCPSCGRTLFDLQETTQMIRSRTSHLKGLKIGIMGCIVNGPGEMADADYGYVGAGPGKITLYRGKEVVKKNVNTAKALDELIGIIREDGNWVEPAADLL is encoded by the coding sequence ATGAACGCTGAAGCTGTAAAAGGGCTGCCTGGCCGTTACTGTAACTCACTCACTCAATATTCTCGTTTTGTAACCCGCGAAGTAACCATTGGTGATGTGCCAATGGGGGGCAGCAATCCCATCCGCATACAAAGCATGACCACTACCGATACCATGGATACCATAGGTACGGTTGAACAAACCATACGCATGGTTGATGCCGGTTGTGAGTATGTGCGTATCACGGCACCAAGCATCAAAGAAGCGCAAAACCTGGCCGAAATAAAAAAACAGTTACGTGCGCGTGGATACACCGTGCCGCTGGTGGCTGATATACACTTTACGCCTAACGCTGCCGAAGTGGCTGCGCGTATTGTAGAAAAGGTACGGGTTAACCCCGGCAATTACGCCGATAAAAAAAAGTTTGACGAGTTGGAGTATACCGACTTGGAATATCAGGGCGAGCTGGACCGCATCTTTCAAAAATTTACCCCGTTGGTAAATATTTGCAAAGAGTATGGTACTGCTATGCGTATCGGTACCAACCATGGCTCTTTGAGCGACCGGATCATGAGCCGTTATGGCGATACTCCGCAGGGAATGGTAGAGTCGGCTATGGAGTTTATCCGGATGTGCGAAGCACTTAATTATTATAACCTCGTCATCTCCATGAAAAGCAGTAACCCACAGGTAATGGTACAGGCTTACCGTTTACTGGTGGACACTATGGTGGCTGAAGGGATGAATTATCCGCTTCACCTGGGTGTAACCGAGGCCGGCGACGGCGAGGATGGTCGTATCAAATCGGCCGTAGGTATTGGTACTTTGCTTGAGGATGGTTTGGGCGACACCGTTCGCGTTTCTTTAACCGAGGAGCCCGAAGCCGAAGCGCCGGTAGCTATTGCTTTAGTAAATCGATATGCTTTGCGGAATCAGGAATCAAGAGTAAAGAATCAAGATAACCTACCTGCAACCGGCAACACACAACCGGTAGCACATAATCCTTACGAATATCAAAAGCGTGCTACTTTTGAGGCCAACGCCTTTATTGGCGGGCACATGGTGCCGCGGGTGGTGGTTGATTTAAGCAACCGCAATTTAAAAGACCCCTCAGTACTAAATGATGCCGGTTATTTATATTCGCCTATACTGGATAAATATAACATGGCCGACCAGTCGGTAGATTTTGTGTACCTAGCCGACCAATTGTCCTCATTTACTTTTCCGGGTAATTTAAAGCAGTTATATAATTATACTACCTGGCAAACTTTAGCTAACAAGAAAAATTGCCATCCGGTATTTACGTTATCCGAATACTTATCGGCAACCGACCGCTCGTCGGCGCTTAATCTGGTAAAGGTTAGCTTAGCCGATTTTGATGCCGCCCAGTTTAAGCAACTGGCTGATGATAAAGGACTGGTTTGGGTGTTGGAAACAAACACACTGCATGGCATGGCCGAACAGCGCAGCTTTTTCTTCAAACTGGAAGAAGCTGGTATTGATACACCGGTCATCATCAAACGTCGCTATCGTTTCGGTGAAAGCAATGTAACAGCATCTACCATACAAACCGACGCGTCGGCAGCTAATGCATTACCGTTGGTGGACATTAACAATACCCATATCCTGATTTCGGCGCAGGCCTCTACCGATGCCGTGACCCAATTGCAGTTATATGCCGCTACCGATTTGGGAGCTTTACTGGTAGACGGTTTTGGCGATGGTGTATGGATTGATGCGCCTGAATTACCAGCCTCGGTAATTACCTCAACGGCCTTCGGTATTTTACAGGCTACCCGTTCGCGTATTTCTAAAACAGAATATATTTCCTGCCCAAGCTGCGGCCGTACATTGTTTGATTTGCAGGAAACTACGCAAATGATTCGCAGCCGTACCAGTCATTTAAAAGGGCTGAAAATTGGCATTATGGGCTGTATTGTAAATGGCCCTGGCGAAATGGCCGATGCCGATTATGGTTACGTAGGTGCGGGTCCGGGTAAAATAACGCTTTACCGCGGCAAAGAAGTAGTTAAAAAGAATGTGAACACCGCCAAAGCACTTGATGAACTGATTGGTATTATTCGGGAAGATGGTAACTGGGTTGAACCTGCAGCTGACCTTTTGTAG
- a CDS encoding RDD family protein — translation MDSFFVKDNDGEKGPFTFEELTDGRLEPDDMVRTPFSNWTKASDILDFAEYFRYEGYYFPTESNLAGFGYRLLAFIVDYFVISMILRLEFSLLRGYLPVEKLNNISLSHPINPSDVKDVLILQGVFFVTVWLYNLICLVTPLSATLGQVLFKLIVVDQDGLKMSFGRALLRSFVKMISIIFCFVGFLLALFGDYNQAVHDRAAKTYVLRKDVL, via the coding sequence ATGGATAGTTTTTTTGTTAAAGATAATGACGGTGAAAAAGGCCCTTTTACCTTTGAAGAATTAACCGACGGCCGACTGGAACCCGACGATATGGTGCGTACACCATTTAGTAACTGGACAAAAGCCAGCGATATTTTAGACTTTGCCGAGTATTTTCGTTACGAAGGATATTACTTCCCTACCGAGTCGAACTTAGCTGGGTTCGGGTACCGGTTGCTGGCCTTTATTGTTGATTACTTTGTAATCAGTATGATACTACGCCTGGAGTTTAGTTTGTTAAGAGGTTATTTGCCTGTCGAAAAACTTAATAACATCAGCCTGAGCCACCCCATCAATCCGTCTGACGTTAAAGATGTATTAATTTTACAGGGCGTGTTTTTTGTAACCGTTTGGCTGTATAACCTTATCTGCTTAGTTACCCCGTTAAGCGCTACTTTAGGGCAGGTATTGTTTAAACTAATTGTGGTTGACCAGGACGGTTTGAAGATGAGTTTCGGAAGAGCATTATTGCGCAGTTTCGTGAAGATGATATCTATTATATTTTGCTTCGTGGGATTTTTATTAGCCCTTTTTGGCGATTATAACCAAGCTGTGCATGACCGGGCGGCTAAAACTTACGTACTGCGTAAAGACGTACTTTAA
- a CDS encoding DUF4159 domain-containing protein — MALTSKFTFTRFSYHSGDWDTDQRMPSNILNSLLEYTTIPIDNKEKVVALSSPDVFNSPFSYLSGHKLVQFDAQERANFKKYVQNGGFVFVDDCNHDIDGLFAKSFEAQMSALFGPQAMKKIPNNHEIYRSFFTFEKGPPNTSFELNGWGDDLVHDYLKAITINGRIAVLYSNKDYGCEWDYDFRNKRFLAEDNTKFGVNIVVYAMSS; from the coding sequence ATGGCATTAACCTCCAAGTTTACTTTTACCCGCTTTAGCTATCATTCCGGCGATTGGGATACCGACCAGCGCATGCCGTCTAATATTTTAAACTCGCTGTTAGAGTACACTACCATTCCTATTGATAATAAAGAGAAAGTAGTGGCCCTGAGTAGTCCTGATGTGTTTAACTCGCCTTTTAGTTACCTGAGCGGTCACAAGCTGGTGCAGTTTGATGCGCAGGAGCGCGCCAACTTTAAAAAGTACGTGCAAAACGGCGGGTTTGTATTTGTGGATGACTGTAACCACGACATTGACGGCCTGTTTGCCAAATCATTCGAGGCGCAGATGTCGGCCTTGTTTGGGCCTCAGGCCATGAAAAAAATACCGAATAATCACGAAATCTACCGTTCATTCTTCACCTTTGAAAAAGGTCCGCCCAATACCTCGTTTGAGTTGAATGGCTGGGGTGATGATTTGGTGCATGATTATTTAAAGGCCATTACTATTAACGGGCGTATTGCGGTGTTGTATAGTAACAAAGATTATGGCTGTGAGTGGGATTATGATTTCAGGAACAAGCGTTTTTTGGCCGAGGATAACACTAAGTTCGGCGTAAATATTGTGGTATATGCCATGAGTTCGTAA